A window of Candidatus Omnitrophota bacterium genomic DNA:
TAGGTCTCTAAATATTTCTTCGCTTTTACTTCCTTTTATTGTTTGATTGAATAACCCAATATAATTCTGCGGCATCATTACCGTTATGACATCATCTTTTTTAAAATTCCAGTTATAAGCTGAGCGCCATTCTCTTTCATAGTAAAAATTATTGTTTTGTTCTTCGTCAACCCTTGGATCGATATGTATAGGACTTGTTAAGTCAGAACGTACTACATACGTTCCAATCATAGTTAAGTATTCTTGCAAGAGTTTTTGCAATGCTTGATCCCCTGACGCTAAACGTTCTAATTCCGGTAAAACTTGATCAGCATGTTTAAGAAATACATGGTCTTTATTTATATATAAAACTGGATTAAAATGGCCATCTCGTATTGCTCTTTTTCTGTTAAAAGCGATACCAAATCCACCGTATCTTAAAATATGCAATCTTAAATCCTTAAAAGGGATATCGCAAACGGAAGAAGAAGGAAAACCAATCCTCTTCACGCCACTAGTAGGCATTTTTATTGTAAAAGATTTATCCGAAATCTTTAACAATCCTGCACTTGCTATTGAGACTAATCTGGCAAAAGAATCTTGTGGCGATTTATTATAACCCGTAAAATGCCACAATGTCTTGGTGCTAAATCTTTGTAAATAATCTACTGCATCTGTGGAATTTTCTTCCATATGACTTTCCTTTTACAAATATAACTTAATAATTTTGTAATATCCGAATAATACTAGATATAAATGTTGTGGTTTTTGGCGGAGCGCGCATTAGAAAATTTTCAGCGCGCGAGGCGAAACCACAAAATTAACTACTTCGCACGCGAACAACAGCCCGAAGGCAAAATATTAAAGGGTGTCCCTTTTAAGGACGTCCCCATTATTTCTTATCTTCTTTACTCTTGATCGGCAAGAAACCAGCCATTTCGCCAATCACATTGACCAGTTCGGTATTAGCCGGAATAACGATTTTAGCGTTATTCACTAATGACTTTTCAACCGCCTCAAGCTTGCGCAGCACCTGCGCATTGCCGGTAAAATATTCCTGCGCCGCTTCATTAACCAGCTTGATCGCCGCTGCCTCTCCTTCCGCTTCTAAGATGCGCGCCTGCTTAATGCCTTCGGCTTTTTTGATCTCCGCTCTTTTCTGCCCGTCAGCGGCAGTTTCTGTAGCAGTCGCAAAATCAATGGCGGCAATCTTTTCATTCTCCGCCTTAACAACTTTGTTCATCGTCTCCTGAACATCCTTGGGAGGATCAATCTCTTTGAGTTCGGTCCTGACAATCTCCAGCCCCCAGCTTGCCGTCTCTTCGCAAAGAGTTTTATGCAACTCAGCGTTAATCTTGCCTCTTTCGCTGTTAGCGGATTTTAAGGTTAAGGTACCAATGATATTTCTTAAGGTGGTACGCGCCAGGTTTACAATCTGCCACTGATAATTATTCACGCTATACTGCGTGCTTTTCACATTTGCCTCATCAGCTTTTACTTTAAAATATACCTGGGCGTCAACTTTGGCGTTTAAGTTGTCGTTGGTAATTATTTCCTGCGGCTCGGCATCCACCATCTGCTCAGTGATATTAATCTGATAGATCGTTTCAACTCCCGGAAGTACCCAGTTAAAGCCCGGATTGGCAAAGCGGTTATATTTACCAAATCTTTCAATCAATCCCCGGTGCGTGGGACGCACAATCCTAATCCCCATCAAGAAAATTACAAGTGCAGCAATAATGGTCATTCCCAATATATTCATTACTCTCCCTCCCTTTATTTTTCCAAATGACCCCGTTTCCCGATTAGGCGGGAAACTGTTTCGGTTTTATTAAATAATTTCTATAGACTTATTGCCCTTAATTGCTTTACCAATAATCCAGGATTTCAACTTTAGCTCAGATAATTTTTTGATTATCGCTTCGCTCGCCTGCGGCCTAACAATCAAAACCAAGCCGATACCCATATTTAAAGTATGATACATTTCTTTATCTTCGATATTGCCCTTGCTTTGGATAAGGCGGAATATCTCCGGCACCTTCCAGGAATTTTTCTCAATACGCACATTGATATTTTTCGGCAGTATGCGGCTGATCTTATCGTAGAATGCTCCGCCGGTAATATGGCTGATCCCGTGTACTGACTGGCCATGCGTACGTAAGAGCTCAAGAATAGGCTTAACATAAATTCGCGTCGGCTTAAGTAATTCTGCAGACATTCTCTTAAGCTCAGCCGCCCCAAAAACTTTTCTGACCAGAGAATAGCCGTTAGAATGCAAGCCGCTGGAGGCAATTCCGATTACCGTATCCCCGGCTTCAATCTTTGATCCGTTAATGATCTTTTCTCTCTCAACTACCCCCACGCAGAAACCGGCGATATCGTATTCACCCTGCCGGTACATTCCGGGCATCTGGGCTGTCTCTCCGCCGATTAAAGAACAACCCGCCTCAACACAGCCATCATTTATCCCTTTAACCACATCGAGCAAAACCTCTTCCTTGACTTTGGTAAAAGCGACATAGTCTAAGAAAAATAAAGATTCCGCTCCGGTGCAAAGGATGTCGTTAACATTCATTGCCACCGCGTCAATTCCCACCGTATCATGCTTATTGGCTAATTTTGCGATCACCAGTTTTGTCCCCACGCCGTCGCTTGACGAGACTAGAACCGAATCCTTGTATTTATTTTTATCGAATTTAAAAAAACTGCCAAAGCCGCCGATATCCGTAAGGACTTCTTTGCGGAATGAGCGGCGAACTAGAGGTTTAAGTTTAGATTTAAAAACACTCGCACTCTTTATATCTACTCCAGAATCTTTATAGGTAATTTTCTTCACCATTATCTCCTTTTGTATGAAGAAATTTTACGGGTGGCTTGGGGTGTTTTCGCAGCGCGTTTAGCGCAAGAAAATACCCCAAGACAGGACCCGTAAAATTTACTTTATACTTGCAGCTCTCCTTGTCCGCAGCAGCGTTTCTCTAAAGAAAATTTACTGTGCCGTTTCTCCGCCCGCACCGCGTATTTTCCCGTCCAGCAGGCAGCGCAATAACTCTCCTTTGAATGCTTCAAGCAATTCAGCATTCCCTCTAAACTCAGATAACCCAAACTGTCAACCTCAAGGTATTTACTGATCTTCTCTAATGTTTCATATTTATTGGCAATCAACTCACTTGAGCGGTGAAAATCAATCCCGTAAAAACAGGGATAACGGTGCGCCGGGCAGGAGATCCGCAAATGCACCTCTTTTACTCCGGCCTTACGCAGGTTGCGCACGCGGATTTTAGAAGTCGTGCCGCGCACAATTGAATCATCCACGATAATAATCCGTTTGCCCTTTAAGATATCTTTTAAAATATTAAATTTAACGCGCACCCCCATATCGCGGGAATCCTGCGCCGGCTGGATAAATGTCCTGCCCACATAGTGATTACGGATTATTCCCATTTCCAGAGGAATGCCTGAAGCCTGCGAATAACCTAATGCCGCGGAAAACCCTGAGTCCGGTACCGGCACCACAAAATCAGCATCCACCGGATGCTCCTTGGCTAATCGCGCGCCTAATTTCCTGCGCACCGTATGCACAATTTCACCGAAGACATAAGAATCCGGCCGGGAAAAATATATATGCTCGAAGGTACAATGCGCAGAGTGGCTGGCAATCAGTTCTTTGGGTTTAATTGATTTGACTACCCCATCCCGATTAATAAAAACTATTTCTCCGGGTTCAACTTCACGCACGAATTTGGCGCCGATTAAATCAAAGGCGCAGGTCTCGGAAGCAAAACACCAGGAAGCTCCCAATTTCCCCAAAGAAAGCGGCCGGTAACCGTGCGGGTCACGCATACCCATCAGAAAATCGCTGTTCATCATTACTAAAGAATAGGCGCCCTTTACTCTTTTTAGAGCGTAAATCAAGCTATCCTCCAAGCTGCGTTTGTTGCTGCGGGCCATAAGATGAATAATTAATTCCGAATCCGTCGTCGTCTGAAAGATCGAACCGCTCTTCTCCAGCTTCTGGCGCAGCTCAAATGAATTCACTAAATTTCCGTTATGGGCGATACAAATCGAGCCATTGGCATAATCGATTAAAAGCGGCTGGGCATTTTTTAAAACGCTTGAGCCGGTAGTCGAATAACGCACATGGCCTACCGCCATATTTCCTTTTAAGCGGCTAAGCACCTGCTCGCTGAACACGTCGCTGACCAAACCCATATCTTTATGTATGGAAAGCGCCCCCTGGTTATTGGCGACGATACCGCAAGCCTCCTGCCCGCGGTGCTGCTGGGCAAAAAGTCCCAAGTAAGTCAGCCAAACC
This region includes:
- a CDS encoding abortive infection system antitoxin AbiGi family protein, with amino-acid sequence MEENSTDAVDYLQRFSTKTLWHFTGYNKSPQDSFARLVSIASAGLLKISDKSFTIKMPTSGVKRIGFPSSSVCDIPFKDLRLHILRYGGFGIAFNRKRAIRDGHFNPVLYINKDHVFLKHADQVLPELERLASGDQALQKLLQEYLTMIGTYVVRSDLTSPIHIDPRVDEEQNNNFYYEREWRSAYNWNFKKDDVITVMMPQNYIGLFNQTIKGSKSEEIFRDL
- a CDS encoding SPFH/Band 7/PHB domain protein, with product MNILGMTIIAALVIFLMGIRIVRPTHRGLIERFGKYNRFANPGFNWVLPGVETIYQINITEQMVDAEPQEIITNDNLNAKVDAQVYFKVKADEANVKSTQYSVNNYQWQIVNLARTTLRNIIGTLTLKSANSERGKINAELHKTLCEETASWGLEIVRTELKEIDPPKDVQETMNKVVKAENEKIAAIDFATATETAADGQKRAEIKKAEGIKQARILEAEGEAAAIKLVNEAAQEYFTGNAQVLRKLEAVEKSLVNNAKIVIPANTELVNVIGEMAGFLPIKSKEDKK
- the purM gene encoding phosphoribosylformylglycinamidine cyclo-ligase; amino-acid sequence: MMVKKITYKDSGVDIKSASVFKSKLKPLVRRSFRKEVLTDIGGFGSFFKFDKNKYKDSVLVSSSDGVGTKLVIAKLANKHDTVGIDAVAMNVNDILCTGAESLFFLDYVAFTKVKEEVLLDVVKGINDGCVEAGCSLIGGETAQMPGMYRQGEYDIAGFCVGVVEREKIINGSKIEAGDTVIGIASSGLHSNGYSLVRKVFGAAELKRMSAELLKPTRIYVKPILELLRTHGQSVHGISHITGGAFYDKISRILPKNINVRIEKNSWKVPEIFRLIQSKGNIEDKEMYHTLNMGIGLVLIVRPQASEAIIKKLSELKLKSWIIGKAIKGNKSIEII
- the purF gene encoding amidophosphoribosyltransferase, producing MLKKSYSDEPKEYCGLFGITGNKQAVWLTYLGLFAQQHRGQEACGIVANNQGALSIHKDMGLVSDVFSEQVLSRLKGNMAVGHVRYSTTGSSVLKNAQPLLIDYANGSICIAHNGNLVNSFELRQKLEKSGSIFQTTTDSELIIHLMARSNKRSLEDSLIYALKRVKGAYSLVMMNSDFLMGMRDPHGYRPLSLGKLGASWCFASETCAFDLIGAKFVREVEPGEIVFINRDGVVKSIKPKELIASHSAHCTFEHIYFSRPDSYVFGEIVHTVRRKLGARLAKEHPVDADFVVPVPDSGFSAALGYSQASGIPLEMGIIRNHYVGRTFIQPAQDSRDMGVRVKFNILKDILKGKRIIIVDDSIVRGTTSKIRVRNLRKAGVKEVHLRISCPAHRYPCFYGIDFHRSSELIANKYETLEKISKYLEVDSLGYLSLEGMLNCLKHSKESYCAACWTGKYAVRAEKRHSKFSLEKRCCGQGELQV